CCTGAAACATCCAAACCTAATTTTGAAAAAGTTTGTATCTTTTCTTTCAATTCTTTTGAGGTCATTTCATTAGCACCTTTTGAAAGGTTTAAAAATTCTTCAACTTCTTGGTCTATATCAAGTTCAAGCTGCTCAAATGAAACATCTAAATCTAAAAAGCCATCTTTATTGGTTTTAAACATTTTTCCATTTTTCATATACCAACCATCTGGGGCTTTTTGAGCTTCTTGAGCATTAAAAACGGTAGTATAGTTCTTTCCAACTTCGTACAATAAAACATCGTATAGAATACCGTTTTCTCGATCTAATTGTTTTACAAAAAGATACCTTCCATCTCCCACATTGACAAATTGATTTTCTTCAATTTGTGCCTGTGGTCTTTGATAGACGTATAGTGCCATAACCTCTTTAGCTTTATAATTTGATTTAGGGACTATAGTATCAAAAAGAGCAAAAGTAAAAAAACAAAGAATTAAAGATATTACAACAAAAGGGATTACAAATTTCTTCATGGGAATACCCAAGGTTTGCAAAGCTATTATTTCATTAGCAGAAGAAAGTTTTGAAACGACCCAAAATACGGCAAATAAAACACCTACCGGAATCCCCATAGATATAAAGTAAGGAAGATGGTACCAAATTAAAACTAATAGTTTTGAAAAACCAACGTTGTTTCTTACTATTATTTCTGATAGTTGGTACAATAGTTCAACACTTACAAAAACAATAAAAGCTATTATTCCCATCAAGAAAGGAGGTATAAACTCTTTTGAAACATATTTAAAGAGCTTTTTCATTTTATTCTTCTCCTAGAGAATAGAATAATTCCATTTCATTTTCTCGACATTTGAATAGATCTCCTGTTAAAGCCCAAATTATATCTTCGGACAAGTTTGTTGTCAGATCTGAAAAAGTTTCAATATTGTTTAATATTTCTAAATGGAAAGAAATTACTTTGAAATTTTCTTTAAATTTGTATAGATAAGACTTGTATGCTTTAATCAATGAGTCTATTTCTTTATTCGCAATACAAATATTCTTTGCTTTTTTAAAAAAATTATTTTCTGTCTCTTTAGTTTTTAACTTTTTTGCTTCAATATTTATGAAGTCAGACAACATCAACAAAGCGTATGAAAAAATTTCTTTAGTAATTTCCATAACATCTTCAAAATTAGCGGTATTTATGACATAAGGGTTATTCATTATATCAATATTAAGTTTTGAATTTTTCTCAATTAAATCAGCCATATTTTCAAATCTTTGTATTAATCTCGAACCTATAAAACAAGATTTAAGATAAATACCAGTAAAATTGTACGAAGAAAGTAAGACTATACTTTCGTATTCTAAATCTGCTTCCATTAGATCTATCCTGTCATCTTGCTGAATTATTTCTTTGGAAAGATCGATTTTTCTTTCTATATATGCATCACTGAATTTGTATAACATTCCCTGTACAATTCTTCCCATTCTTAAGACATTGTTAAGGTATCTTATTAATCTATTAAAGCTGAAAGTACTGATATCTTGAAAATTTTCTTTTTGTGGCAAGTTTAACCCCTCCACAATAATCAAAATTATAATCTATATAATCTATTCAAATCTTCTACCAAAACCTAATTTTTTATTTAAAGCGTTATAATAATTGTTCCCATTTCTTTGAGCTAATTTAATATTATCTTTACTACCAGATATTACGGCAGACATACCGGGTTCCATTCTATGAATTATATCTCCATCTCCTGTAAGATATGCGAAACCTTGAGACATGTTTTTCAATAAGATTTCAATTTTTTGATCTGAAAAGGTAATAAAAGGTCTTATATTCAAAGCATGTGGGGCTAATGGAACTATTTCTATAATATTTAAGTTGGGATCTATAATGGGGCCACCAGCTGACAAGGCGTAAGCTGTCGAACCTGTAGAAGTTGATAATATTATTCCATCACCTAAAAATGAAAATAAAACATGTTCTTGAATTTTAACTTCAATATCCATTGTTCCTAAAGGTTGACTTTTCAATAAAACAACATCATTCAAAACAACAATATCCTTGGTTCCCACGTGGCATTCTAAAATGTTTCTAATAGAAAAATA
This genomic interval from Petrotoga sp. 9PWA.NaAc.5.4 contains the following:
- a CDS encoding NAD(+)/NADH kinase, which produces MKILVFYNPFKISLKDLEEKILKPVKDEKIEILGCLTAGSSIENIQVQSADYFIVFGGDGTVLKIAQIAAYFSKPIIAVNIGNLGFLSAYSSNEMEELLQDIKTENIYFSIRNILECHVGTKDIVVLNDVVLLKSQPLGTMDIEVKIQEHVLFSFLGDGIILSTSTGSTAYALSAGGPIIDPNLNIIEIVPLAPHALNIRPFITFSDQKIEILLKNMSQGFAYLTGDGDIIHRMEPGMSAVISGSKDNIKLAQRNGNNYYNALNKKLGFGRRFE
- a CDS encoding PhoU domain-containing protein translates to MPQKENFQDISTFSFNRLIRYLNNVLRMGRIVQGMLYKFSDAYIERKIDLSKEIIQQDDRIDLMEADLEYESIVLLSSYNFTGIYLKSCFIGSRLIQRFENMADLIEKNSKLNIDIMNNPYVINTANFEDVMEITKEIFSYALLMLSDFINIEAKKLKTKETENNFFKKAKNICIANKEIDSLIKAYKSYLYKFKENFKVISFHLEILNNIETFSDLTTNLSEDIIWALTGDLFKCRENEMELFYSLGEE